The Thermodesulfobacteriota bacterium nucleotide sequence TCGACGGCAAATACGTCCTGGTGGACAACAAGCCGGCGGTCCTGGCCGAGCACCTGGTGCGTACCGACGTGGACATGAGCGTCGGCAACGTCACCTTTGTCGGGGCGCTGCTCCGGATCCTGGGCTGGGTGCTGCCGGGCTTCACCGTGCGCGGCAAGGGTGAGGTCAGGATCATGCAGGGCGTGGAGGGCGCCCGGGTGGAGGCCGGCGCTGACCTGGACATCCGGGGCTGCGTCCGGGGCAACGAGGCCCACATCACGACCGGTGGCAACCTGGCCGTGAATATCGTCGAGGCCGGCTTCGTCGAAGCGGGCGGCGACCTCGTGGTGCGGGACTATTGCCTCGGCTGCCGGGCCAAGGTGGGCGGGAATCTGCTGGCCAAGAAGGGCAAGGGGGCCATCCTCGGCGGTCACTACGTGGTGGGCGGGGATCTCCATGCCCTGGTCGTGGGAGAGGAGACCGAGGTCACCACCGAGGTGTTCCTGGGCGCGAGGCCCGAGCTGCTGGCGGCCAGGGAGAAGGTGGAGGAGGAGCTGCAGGTCTGGCCGGAGAAGCTGAACGAGGTGCTCAAGAACATCACCGCCCTGGAGCGGATCAAGAAACAGGCCGGCGGCCGCCTGCCACCGGAAAAGGAGCGGCTGCGCCATAAGCTCGGCGAGATCATGCCGGTTCTCGTCCGGCAGGTGGATGGTCTCAAGACCCGGCAGAAGGAGATCGACGCCGAGCTGGCCGCTGCGAACCAGGCCAGGCTCTATGTCTACCAGACCCTGTACCCGGGGGTGACCATCCACATCGGCAAGGCTGTGCGCACCACCACCGCCGTGGACCAACGGGTGGTGGCCGAGGTCCATGAGGAAACCGGCGAGATCCACATCCGCAAGATGAGCGACGACGAATACGACCGGGGCATGCTGACCTGAGGCCTCAGCCCACCCGGGCGCCGGCGATCAGGGCCAGCATCTCCCGCACCGCCTGATCCAGGCCCACCAGCACCGCACGGGCGATGATGGCGTGGCCGATGGACAGCTCTTCCACCGGCTCCAGGGCCGCGATGCGGGAGGCGTTCCGGTAGTTGAGGCCGTGCCCCGCGTTTACCCGCAGGCCAATCTCCCGGGCCCGCTCCGCGGCCCGCGCCACCAGCTCCAGCTCCTCCTCCCGGGCACCTTCTTCCACAGCGTCGCAGAAGCGGCCGGTGTGGAGCTCGACGAAGGTCGCCCCCACCTCCTGGGCCGCCAGCACCTGCCGTTCATCCGGGTCGACGAACAGGCTGACCGGAATCCCGGCCTCGGCCAGCCAGCCGACGGCCTCTTTGAGCTTCTTCTTCTGGCCGGTCACGTTGAGGCCGCCCTCGGTGGTCAGCTCATGCCGCTTTTCCGGCACCAAGGTCACCATGTCCGGGTGCACCTCGATGGCGAGGGCAACAATCTCCTGGGTCGCCGCCATCTCCAGATTGAGCTTGGTCTTGACCGTCTGCCGCAGGAGACGCACATCCCGGTCCTGGATATGACGGCGGTCCTCCCGCAGATGGACGACGATGCCCTGGGCGCCCGCCAGC carries:
- a CDS encoding FapA family protein; this encodes MADKARLLGGVPVQEGHFLLRVDKDGLVATLVPMDPTGHPPVDAVHLQTELAAQGVVFGLLPEPEAQPDGALAVARGLAPRHGEAARLVLHARPGGSEQPEEEIDLSVAVDLRERHSLVNVSAGQALADKVPPTEGSPGRNVFGETMPPKPGKDIRLKGGPGVSVSDDGLHLTADIDGKYVLVDNKPAVLAEHLVRTDVDMSVGNVTFVGALLRILGWVLPGFTVRGKGEVRIMQGVEGARVEAGADLDIRGCVRGNEAHITTGGNLAVNIVEAGFVEAGGDLVVRDYCLGCRAKVGGNLLAKKGKGAILGGHYVVGGDLHALVVGEETEVTTEVFLGARPELLAAREKVEEELQVWPEKLNEVLKNITALERIKKQAGGRLPPEKERLRHKLGEIMPVLVRQVDGLKTRQKEIDAELAAANQARLYVYQTLYPGVTIHIGKAVRTTTAVDQRVVAEVHEETGEIHIRKMSDDEYDRGMLT
- a CDS encoding pyridoxine 5'-phosphate synthase, with product MPVAVTSELPAGAPVGAEYAGRLGERLLALVGQEEAELSVLLVGDHRMQELNRRYRGKDRPTNVLSFPMTMAEAGPLPPGLTVLGDVVISLDTATREARRLGVTVHQRVRDLFIHGLVHLLGLDHERSEKEAAAMAAREEELAARLQQEARRKTMPYLAVNVDHVATVRQARGTTEPDPILAAGICELAGAQGIVVHLREDRRHIQDRDVRLLRQTVKTKLNLEMAATQEIVALAIEVHPDMVTLVPEKRHELTTEGGLNVTGQKKKLKEAVGWLAEAGIPVSLFVDPDERQVLAAQEVGATFVELHTGRFCDAVEEGAREEELELVARAAERAREIGLRVNAGHGLNYRNASRIAALEPVEELSIGHAIIARAVLVGLDQAVREMLALIAGARVG